In Spiroplasma chinense, a single window of DNA contains:
- a CDS encoding glycoside hydrolase family 32 protein: MKKILNSLASLTFASSLTTNVLACNANNDSFTVLKEIDMVDGDKKLETEKFVNSFHVDTPTRIENGKTYNGMINDVQGALFDGEFWNVYFLNNSESTFDDEGKQLGGEGTDWYRMKTKDFIHWEQGGVAVKKWHKWGDAASGSIFFDKDKDFSNKGGYVSLVTAYGGERGQNIMAFQSDDGINFSPLNNEEPILKNGEPDGSYPNFRDPLIIKRNGLFTMYLAQGEEFGIWSSSNPLSGYKRVGTYKPLYGMLECPALYKMNVNGDVNNQKWMMIYSGNGNNTWFKPKKSDKLSTGMYYTVGTLDENNIFKEEQEAKRIDFGSDFYAAKFWNQQNASSDIEEGQNSLLGMGWMSNWDYATKTPSIGKWGNLSIAREIKLNYVNNFYDVSSTFVDLKNQVEAIQGTDSDFENNKLNSRSYQLDLDIENLNSNKDILEFKLGNSFFENKIRLNFKKNEITSSRTSQYKTLIKNSGYLQSRSYKANIKNKTDIQIKLIVDTTTIEAQMPDGSTISMVKFSDEKENEKLVLQSSSEIKVNYKYYNFKL; this comes from the coding sequence ATGAAAAAAATACTAAATAGTCTTGCTTCATTAACATTTGCAAGTTCATTAACTACAAATGTTTTAGCATGTAATGCTAACAATGATAGTTTTACTGTTTTAAAAGAAATTGATATGGTTGATGGTGATAAAAAACTCGAAACAGAAAAATTTGTAAACTCATTTCATGTTGATACTCCAACAAGAATTGAAAATGGTAAAACCTATAATGGAATGATAAACGATGTACAAGGAGCTCTTTTTGATGGAGAGTTTTGAAATGTTTATTTTTTAAATAACTCAGAATCTACATTTGATGATGAAGGAAAACAACTTGGAGGAGAAGGTACTGATTGGTATCGAATGAAAACCAAGGACTTTATTCATTGAGAACAAGGTGGAGTTGCTGTTAAAAAATGACATAAATGAGGAGATGCTGCAAGTGGTTCTATTTTCTTTGATAAAGATAAAGACTTTTCGAATAAAGGTGGATATGTTTCACTTGTAACTGCATATGGAGGAGAAAGAGGTCAAAACATAATGGCTTTTCAATCTGATGATGGAATTAATTTTTCACCTCTAAATAATGAAGAACCTATTTTAAAAAATGGTGAACCTGATGGTTCTTATCCAAACTTTAGAGATCCTTTAATCATAAAAAGAAATGGTTTATTTACAATGTACTTAGCACAAGGAGAAGAATTTGGAATATGAAGTTCATCAAATCCTTTATCAGGTTATAAAAGAGTTGGAACTTACAAACCGCTTTACGGTATGTTAGAATGTCCTGCACTTTATAAAATGAATGTTAACGGAGATGTAAATAATCAAAAATGAATGATGATTTATAGTGGTAATGGTAATAATACTTGATTTAAACCTAAAAAATCAGACAAGTTAAGTACAGGAATGTACTACACTGTTGGTACTTTGGATGAAAATAATATTTTTAAAGAAGAACAAGAAGCTAAAAGAATTGATTTTGGATCTGATTTCTATGCTGCAAAGTTTTGAAATCAACAAAACGCTTCATCAGACATCGAAGAAGGACAAAACAGTCTTTTAGGAATGGGTTGAATGAGTAATTGAGATTATGCAACAAAAACTCCAAGTATTGGAAAATGAGGAAATCTTTCAATAGCTAGAGAAATTAAATTAAATTATGTAAATAATTTTTATGATGTAAGTTCAACTTTTGTGGATTTAAAAAACCAAGTTGAAGCAATACAAGGAACTGATAGTGATTTTGAAAATAATAAATTAAATTCAAGAAGTTACCAATTAGATTTAGATATTGAAAATTTAAATTCTAATAAAGATATTTTAGAATTTAAATTAGGAAATAGTTTTTTTGAAAATAAAATAAGACTTAATTTCAAAAAAAATGAAATTACTTCAAGTAGAACTTCACAATATAAAACTTTAATTAAAAACTCAGGTTATTTACAATCAAGAAGTTATAAAGCAAATATAAAAAATAAAACAGATATACAAATAAAATTAATTGTTGATACTACAACTATTGAAGCTCAAATGCCTGATGGTTCAACAATATCAATGGTTAAATTTTCTGATGAAAAAGAAAATGAAAAATTAGTTTTACAAAGTTCATCAGAAATTAAAGTAAATTATAAATACTATAATTTTAAATTATAA
- a CDS encoding J domain-containing protein, producing MVFFLAMLSGVFPGFILCIIGYARFKNKHDNTNTKKGAPTWENIPDHDESFNKVAYEKFKILGMSGLATFDETKKRYLELCKKYHPDANQGRHSPRFIEINEAYDYLKNFYFYQI from the coding sequence TTGGTATTTTTTTTGGCAATGTTATCGGGTGTATTTCCTGGGTTTATACTTTGTATAATAGGTTATGCAAGGTTTAAAAATAAACATGATAACACTAATACTAAAAAAGGAGCTCCAACTTGAGAAAATATACCCGATCATGATGAAAGCTTTAACAAAGTAGCTTATGAAAAGTTTAAAATTTTAGGAATGAGTGGATTAGCAACTTTTGATGAAACAAAAAAACGTTATTTAGAGTTATGTAAAAAGTATCACCCTGATGCAAATCAAGGTAGACACTCACCTCGTTTTATTGAAATAAATGAGGCATATGATTACTTAAAGAACTTTTATTTTTACCAAATTTAA
- a CDS encoding YwaF family protein has translation MQGNLAWAIAIILALFMWASLSMFPKYYKDGRVFLSIRIILIIFLVFNQIERTVYLVPIHTREMIESGYLSADTGEWGYVPNYFLMYFCTLSAWAAIILLIKPNKWVMDTFFPFMLMGPIVTFIFPTEKPYFWSTDPWDVINWFTFYFGHACTLFAAMYLYLYGHTNYKFGRDAIFRSAITAIIVVCGVEVWNQYFGSDYIVGEVAGALELNWPRPYIMLFILTVGTVYLGIGLSFAYFFKPIYGENAEQKVHNTWWENFLGYVEKTQQSRKNEIGRK, from the coding sequence ATGCAAGGAAATTTAGCATGAGCTATAGCTATTATATTAGCTTTATTTATGTGAGCATCTTTATCGATGTTTCCAAAATACTACAAAGATGGTAGAGTTTTTCTATCAATCAGAATCATTTTGATTATATTCTTAGTATTTAATCAAATTGAAAGAACAGTTTATTTAGTACCAATTCATACAAGAGAGATGATTGAATCTGGTTATTTATCAGCAGATACTGGAGAATGAGGATATGTACCTAATTACTTCTTAATGTACTTTTGTACATTATCTGCTTGAGCTGCAATTATTTTATTAATTAAACCCAATAAATGAGTGATGGATACATTTTTCCCATTCATGTTAATGGGTCCAATAGTAACATTTATTTTTCCAACAGAAAAACCATATTTCTGAAGTACAGACCCTTGAGATGTAATCAACTGATTTACATTCTACTTTGGACATGCTTGCACATTGTTTGCAGCAATGTACTTATATTTATATGGACACACAAATTACAAATTTGGAAGAGATGCAATCTTTAGAAGTGCTATTACAGCAATCATTGTTGTTTGTGGAGTTGAAGTTTGAAACCAATACTTTGGATCAGACTACATCGTTGGAGAAGTTGCAGGAGCACTTGAACTAAATTGACCAAGACCTTACATTATGCTGTTCATCTTAACAGTAGGAACAGTTTATTTAGGAATTGGATTAAGTTTTGCTTACTTTTTCAAACCAATTTATGGTGAAAATGCAGAACAAAAAGTTCACAACACTTGATGAGAAAATTTCTTAGGCTATGTTGAAAAAACTCAACAAAGCAGAAAAAATGAAATCGGTAGAAAATAA
- a CDS encoding helix-turn-helix domain-containing protein: MQLYDKIQLLRKENNLTQSELAEKLNVSRQAVQKWEAGTATPDVLKLPELAKIFNVTIDYLLDNDAEQKEENNEKNNSQEKVVFKTKTSSSDMIFFIPLATAIFTFLGMWFFIGGIIVGMLFIFIAFLPIAGVISFVLMFLNLNSGTGSILIYLSMTILGLSLAYPTYLLSFICLRYYKKYSKIIIHKIRNYKFGGIN, translated from the coding sequence ATGCAGTTATATGACAAAATACAATTATTAAGAAAAGAAAATAATTTAACTCAAAGTGAACTTGCCGAGAAATTAAATGTTTCTAGGCAAGCGGTTCAAAAATGAGAAGCTGGAACAGCTACTCCTGATGTTTTAAAATTACCAGAACTTGCAAAAATCTTTAATGTAACTATAGATTATTTACTAGATAATGATGCAGAACAAAAAGAAGAAAATAACGAGAAAAATAATTCTCAGGAAAAAGTAGTTTTTAAAACAAAAACAAGTAGCAGTGATATGATATTTTTCATTCCCCTTGCGACAGCTATTTTCACTTTTTTAGGTATGTGATTTTTTATTGGTGGAATAATTGTTGGAATGTTATTTATTTTTATAGCTTTTTTACCAATAGCTGGGGTTATATCATTTGTATTAATGTTTTTAAATCTTAACAGTGGAACTGGCTCTATTTTAATATACCTATCTATGACAATTCTTGGTCTTTCTTTAGCATATCCAACTTATTTATTAAGCTTTATATGTTTAAGATACTATAAAAAATATTCAAAAATAATTATTCATAAAATTAGAAACTATAAATTTGGAGGAATAAACTAA